A window of the Bos indicus x Bos taurus breed Angus x Brahman F1 hybrid chromosome X, Bos_hybrid_MaternalHap_v2.0, whole genome shotgun sequence genome harbors these coding sequences:
- the LOC113888161 gene encoding melanoma-associated antigen 1-like, which yields MTELSKPEEDLQDPGEAQGLEEVQLLGAEVGEAASASASSPAVSCSALPQEALNEMVANLMKFLLLKYRAKELTSQAEMLKKVLRDNQEHFLEVFSQASESLQLVCGVEVKEVDPREHTYIMVPTLGLTCDAMQSGGQGLPKASLLVLVLSLKRKSGEHSANEDVCQEGALCFGEPRELLTQVWVHEGYLEYWQVSDNDPACFEFLCGDQACTETSK from the coding sequence ATGACTGAGCTCAGCAAGCCTGAGGAAGACCTTCAGGACCCAGGCGAGGCCCAGGGCCTGGAGGAGGTGCAGCTCTTGGGGGCTGAGGTGGGGGAGGCTGCATCAGCCTCGGCCTCCTCCCCCGCAGTCTCCTGCTCTGCCTTGCCCCAGGAAGCTCTGAATGAGATGGTGGCTAACCTGATGAAGTTCCTGCTCCTCAAATATCGGGCCAAGGAGCTGACCTCCCAggcagaaatgctgaagaaggtcCTCAGGGATAACCAGGAGCACTTCTTGGAGGTCTTCAGCCAAGCCTCTGAGAGCCTGCAGCTGGTCTGTGGTGTGGAGGTGAAGGAGGTAGACCCCAGGGAGCACACCTACATCATGGTCCCCACCCTGGGCCTCACCTGCGATGCAATGCAGAGCGGTGGGCAGGGCCTGCCTAAGGCCAGCCTCCTGGTGCTGGTCCTCAGCCTGAAGAGGAAGTCTGGGGAACATTCAGCAAATGAGGATGTTTGTCAGGAGGGAGCACTGTGTTTTGGGGAACCCAGAGAGCTGCTGACCCAAGTGTGGGTGCATGAGGGGTACCTGGAGTACTGGCAGGTGTCTGACAACGACCCTGCTTGCTTCGAGTTCCTGTGTGGTGACCAGGCCTGTACAGAGACCAGCAAGTAG
- the LOC113886694 gene encoding melanoma-associated antigen 8-like: MSEQRKPKKDLQDLGDTQGPEEAQLLGAEGGEAATPSASSRPVSSCSAEEALTQEALNKMVANMVKFLLCKYRAKEPTTDAELMNTVLGDNQKYYPVVFRQAVECVLLVFGVDVRQVDTAPIYIMVPSLGLTYDTIQASGQGLPKAGLLVVVLSLILQNRDRSPEEEIWRALSKMGVCVLREHPIFGEPRELLTQVWVREGYLEYRQVPDSDPARFEFLWGPRAFAETSKEKFTEYLLRVNRRAFRSFPLPSAEAVREEEEGS, translated from the coding sequence ATGAGTGAGCAGAGGAAGCCCAAGAAAGACCTTCAGGACCTAGGTGACACCCAGGGCCCAGAGGAAGCACAGCTCTtgggggctgagggaggggaggCTGCAACCCCTTCGGCCTCCTCCCGCCCAGTCTCTTCGTGCTCTGCTGAGGAGGCCTTGACCCAGGAAGCTCTGAATAAAATGGTGGCTAACATGGTGAAGTTCCTGCTCTGCAAGTATCGAGCCAAGGAGCCAACCACCGATGCCGAATTGATGAATACGGTCCTCGGGGATAACCAGAAGTACTACCCAGTGGTCTTCCGCCAAGCGGTTGAGTGCGTTCTGCTGGTCTTTGGTGTAGATGTGAGGCAGGTAGACACTGCACCCATCTACATCATGgttccctccctgggcctcacctATGATACGATACAGGCAAGTGGGCAGGGGCTGCCCAAGGCCGGCCTCCTGGTGGTGGTCCTCAGCCTGATCCTCCAGAATAGGGATCGCAGCCCTGAGGAGGAGATCTGGCGAGCACTCAGCAAGATGGGGGTGTGTGTTTTGAGGGAGCACCCCATCTTTGGGGAGCCCAGGGAGCTGCTGACCCAAGTGTGGGTGCGCGAGGGGTACCTGGAGTACCGGCAGGTGCCTGACAGCGACCCTGCTCGCTTCGAGTTCCTGTGGGGTCCCCGGGCCTTTGCGGAGACCAGCAAGGAGAAATTCACGGAGTATCTGCTCAGGGTCAACCGAAGGGCTTTTAGGTCCTTCCCACTCCCTTCTGCAGAGGCtgtgagggaggaggaagaggggtcCTGA